The DNA segment AGTACTGCTGGAGCCATGTGAAATACCAGTCACGCTGAAAGCTTTAACTTACATCGATGCAACTGCTCCTGATATAGATATACCTGCAAAAATAGTTTCTGCTCTAATACAAGGAGGTATGTATTGCTTCTAAGGATCATTTTAGGGTCAttaaatcaaaggtcaatgtcaaaatgATATTGAGAATGAACAAAACTAGATTTCTTGAACCTACAGGGGTAAAATTAAACTTCTTTGGATTATATCCTGCAGTCAGTCGATAACCTTATTGGTTTTTGCGGTCTTTATATAATGTTGAGGTTGCGGTAGCTTGTACATAGTGGAATTTTGTAAACATATATGGCATATTGCTGTTACATAAATTAACAGAAATTTCCGAAAGCATTCTGGGCAGATTTAGTGACAGTTTTAAATGACTCATGAATTTTATACATCGTTATCTGTATAGGCCTAAACTCAGTAACACTTAATAAGAAAGTCCAAAGTAATCTTGTAATGTTGTCAGTTAATAAAATGACAATATCTTATTTGTTTCAGAGGCTGACTGTTTACCCTATTCAGAAATGAGTAAGTATCAAGCAAACAATTAAATATACGTGTTGATTTTaacccgcccgtttagctcaatagagagagcgcagatctacgtatCACGGGGTCGTGAGCTCGGTCCCTGTGttgggtgtatgttctccgtgacgatttaatagaaggcattgtgtctgaaatcattcgtcctccacctctgattcagtttgtactgatacaaaatccaggaacactgattagatTAACTGCCCTCCGTAACATTAAAAAACGGCATTAATGCCTCCTCCTCCCACCCCCACCagcaagcacacacacacacacacacacacacgttattttcttttttaaatttcaaaattagtttaatatttCAGTTCTGTAATACTTATAGAAATTGAAAGGTAGGTACAAAATGCAAGTGTAAACAAATAGCTGCTGTGTATTAGATATGTAGTCATGCTTGCAAGCAGACGACAGTAAAGGTAATTGTTGAAAAAATTGTTATTGATGCAGACTTTATCAAAACATGAGCGTTTTCAAACAGTTTTGCTTTTCATTAAATGTGCGTTTAAATGGGTCTAACTATTTTAGATGAAAATGGTTACAGCATTACTCTTCAAGCACAAACAACTTCTCGCATTCTTCACTGTCTACGGATTCCAACCAAGTACCAGTTTAAAATAGACACACATCTCTTACAGAAGCTTGAAAGCAACAAAATAAAGGTATGATAGTGGGTCAGATGAATAAACCAATCTTTACCGATTTTACGTCTGATTTAAAGCATGTGGTCAACCTCTTGTGTTTTACCCAGTGCCATATGGATATGATGTTTTCTTTTTGATCTTGCAGTACTAGTGCCATTGATGTGTTTATTGTCCAGGCAATCAGACGCAATACAGTGTTAAAAAGCCAAAACAGTTTTCTTTACCTTTAAAAGATCATGTTTGTTCCTTTAAACTTAAGTCCAGTGGAAAAATGTAAAGTAATTGTATATCATAGATATATAAAGACATAAACCAAAGACTAGGATAgtcttttctaattttgattaATCTACATCAAAGTAATTGACTTATATTAATTAAATTCTTTTACTTACCTTGCTATTCCAAACCCTTGAGGTACATGTTTGAGTTAcataaatatatagaggatattacatgagtgtcttttcatattgaatttattaaacgagttgaataaaatgataaaatgcgaggctctgctcTTGCGTTTTGCCGATAATCtgtcggcagagcctcgcattttatcattttattcaactcgtttaataaattcaatatggaaagtcacaaatgtaatattctttttatcacatgttagtctttcttgtcaaaacataaaaaattctactttcttttactatataaacaagtcaactTGACCAACGTTTccaatactataaacgacgtcgacgtcaaagctttattacactagtgtattatcgtttttatttaatggctttattacactcccgtgaCGTCAATCatgtgataaaacattttttttgcgaACAGGTTTCAGAGCGACTTTTGGAAGATGCAACAAGAACAATCAACCAAGATTCTGTGATGAATTCCTACGATTATCTTCGAAGAAGGAATATTGTTTGTTGGAGTGTGTTGACAATTCCATTCTTCGTACTGTTGTTTTTCTTCTTGTATTATATGACCATTGTCACACGTGCATCTAGGACACCTTTCTCGGAAGAAGATATGCGATTTATTACCAATACTTTTGCCTCTTTAATGACATGCATGCCTTCAGTTTACGGCTTCTTTGCGTTGCTACTGATTTGCGTTTTGCCGATAATCTGTCGCAGACGAAAAGTAAGTATCTCTGTATTTATACAATTTCAGTGGTAGGAATATAACCATTTGCCCGGTAGTTGTAATATAATTGTTATGTGGTATTTTTGCCACTATGACCGCGCCAACTGGCGGCCAACCACTTAGGTGTCAAATGGAATTTAAACTGCGTAAGAAGACTAGTAAGCTGCCACACAAAAAAACAGTTTAAGCATTCGAGTAAGCTGATCAAAGCAAATAACCTGGGTATGAGGTGTGTAATAAAtataaagttatttatatttgcaatgtttttttcagtgaaaaccactttgaaaaaaataaatggtactgcccaaaatgaatgatggaccagtccattttagaactttagcagggtTTCAGATGTAATACAGAGCACTTATAGGAGTAGGTTGGTTTTATCGATTCAAACTGGCATTTGAGGGAAACGCATTGCATTTACATAGAACAAACTGTTAGGCTCCCAGTCAGTCATCAGGTTTCAAAGATTTTCTTGAATTGGTGTTTTCCCGAAACTTTTATTTTGAGAGGAACCGGTGATCTAGTAAAATTGATTTTACTGTGTATTATTTCCAATTTAATTTGCCCGCCGCATTCAGTCCCATTTAGGGCTTTTACTAAcctaaatgtatttaaaactttgcTTGATATTTCAGGCAGTAGTTAGACTACAGAAAACTTTACTACATCTATATGAAGACGAATTCATCAGCAATAACATTCTTCTTATCTTCTCGGGTAGAAAATACAAACTACCAACTGTATCCTTTCTCATATAACTTCAGTAGTGATCGTatcttttactctttttttttgttgtacaacatACAATAGGTTAGATCTACCTCCAACAATTATTAATATAGGGCAACTTCACAAGTTCAATGCGCTATAGTATTGTTATgtcaaaattgaatatattattcCCACTCTCTTGCTTTAAAAATTAGaccccaaaatgcaccagaggccaccatttcatatttcaaacatttccaggggAGACCCCCTGACCCGCGCTCACGCGAGTGGAGGGCCCTTCCCGTACCTTCCGTCATTCGCTATTCACCTCGCAGGTGACGTCTTCGTTCTAAACTGGTGcccccagtcaaatatttctggatccgggctgTAGAGAAAAATCATTGTGAAAACGTTTTAAGGCATATCGAGGCGCGAAATTTTAATAAGTACAATATAACATTATCTAAAACGTACGTGTGATATGATAATAAGCATTTGAACgataaacaaaagttttattcaacgacaaatcattgCTTTGGATATCATGTAGGCCTACTATAGAATTTATATAATATCTGATATTTTTCTCTCTATAAGTTCTGTTATCAGTAACAAGGACCACAATATAATATGCCCGGTTCATTACACATGTTTGTTCAACCACGAAAGAATCTATTCTGTGTCTCCGAAATCAGAGAAATAGTGAGCATGAGTTTGGACAGAGATAATGAAGGTTTTTCTTAATCATAAACTGGGAACAATTTTTCAGTCTTCTAAATACCCGTCTGAACGCATAAAACTTAGAGTAAATAAATAGCATTCAGTCCTTAAAATAAGCCTATTCGGATGTAAAAGAACAATATGTGGTATGCTGTCGAATGCAAGCGGGGCCAACGCTAATGAAAATTGAAAGTATGGAATTATCaaacattatttcattaattaaatcATAAGGCAGCAAAATATCTTTCTTCGTTTTAGTACTTAACTAGTGAATTTCAGTTACACATCATGCGTTACAACATTAAAAGATGCAGAGTAAGTTggattattatttcttttaaagtttttttagaaGGCGTTGCAAAACATCACACAGCGGACAAAGACTGATCACAATATTAAACCTAAGGACTccatgtttaaaatgtattttacgcCATTACTACCTTGGTATAGATAGACAACTACATATTAAGTAAACTAAAATGTCTCTAAatattacagtattttattatattcatttaatattGAAATGTATGGCAATATTTATCCACGGCTCAGTGTCTGGCCGCTTCAAATAACAAATGGCTAGCCTTAAACAAAAACATGTCCAATCAAAACACAATTATACGCAACAACATGTTAAGAAGATGAGCCCAATCCTTGGGTAACAGCGATGTAAGACTCACAAATGTTATAAGCATGAAAACTATTTCGCAACTGCCAGATGGTATCGCCTGCGAAATCTTCAACTTCCAATTGAAGAGACCCGCCTGGCGAAACCACCGCcaatttgccaaaatatgaaaGAATGAACAATGACTAAACAGTGGCTATGTAAACAcgaaataaacatgtttgtgtaTATAAACAGTGTTTTTTAGGCTAAACTGACAAACTGTGACTGAAACTGAcagtttttttctataaaaagtatTGCAATTACACTTTAAATTATGAATACAGTTCTACATACAAAGCATTTATGTTCTTGTTTCGTAAATCAGCATCGATTGAATTTACTCAAACACTGTAAGGCTAAGTGTCCTATTATGAAAGAGCGCCTAGCCGCTGTATACTCGGGCCGGCATCcctccaaaataaaaaaaaataataaataaaaaaaataaaaaccccaCAGGGTAACACACTACTCTAACAAAAATATATTGCACTACCAAAGGCCCATTCACAATGTAACGCTAGGATGTTTGCCTTGATTGGACATTGACATAAAATGATACACTATCAGTTATTCTTTTGAGTTTAGCGAAGTTAAGTATATTTAATGcagattttctacatttaaatttaattaaagccTAATGACAAGATATATTAGTGCAAAATGCATAGACTTCAGTAACGTCATATTTTCTTTCGCCCTTCAGACGTTGTTTACTATAACAGATTTTATCACTGTTGTTTTCTTCCTTTGTTTAACTAAACGACAAATCAGGGTATGTTAGAATGATcagatagtacatgtatatatcttaGGATGGTTTTTAAGTCACTTCTAAAAAAGTCTTCCTTTTTTCCAAGAAGTTCTCAATTGTGTGTTTTCCACCTTTTTACAGGACTATCTAACTGTACTTGTGAAAAAGAAAAATCCACATTCTACATGTGAAGATGCGGAGGTAAATTCTTGTTTCTTTTAGTTTATAGCTATTTGGTTTAGTGAATTAAATCTCTTTATGTGTTTAGATAACATGCTTTATTTTAAGGTACGATTT comes from the Mercenaria mercenaria strain notata chromosome 9, MADL_Memer_1, whole genome shotgun sequence genome and includes:
- the LOC123546881 gene encoding uncharacterized protein LOC123546881 isoform X1; translated protein: MRSMENGANCIIPVLLEPCEIPVTLKALTYIDATAPDIDIPAKIVSALIQGEADCLPYSEMNENGYSITLQAQTTSRILHCLRIPTKYQFKIDTHLLQKLESNKIKVSERLLEDATRTINQDSVMNSYDYLRRRNIVCWSVLTIPFFVLLFFFLYYMTIVTRASRTPFSEEDMRFITNTFASLMTCMPSVYGFFALLLICVLPIICRRRKAVVRLQKTLLHLYEDEFISNNILLIFSGRKYKLPTLHIMRYNIKRCRDYLTVLVKKKNPHSTCEDAELYARSLIHAHLEEISLVLAENFESLPERPYNRHTVKKGRMCMCQIIENEGMH
- the LOC123546881 gene encoding uncharacterized protein LOC123546881 isoform X2, whose amino-acid sequence is MRSMENGANCIIPVLLEPCEIPVTLKALTYIDATAPDIDIPAKIVSALIQGEADCLPYSEMNENGYSITLQAQTTSRILHCLRIPTKYQFKIDTHLLQKLESNKIKVSERLLEDATRTINQDSVMNSYDYLRRRNIVCWSVLTIPFFVLLFFFLYYMTIVTRASRTPFSEEDMRFITNTFASLMTCMPSVYGFFALLLICVLPIICRRRKDYLTVLVKKKNPHSTCEDAELYARSLIHAHLEEISLVLAENFESLPERPYNRHTVKKGRMCMCQIIENEGMH